The sequence below is a genomic window from Acanthochromis polyacanthus isolate Apoly-LR-REF ecotype Palm Island chromosome 14, KAUST_Apoly_ChrSc, whole genome shotgun sequence.
ATCCATTTCAGTTTGATACTTATCTCTGTAAAATCCAGttactcagtgctgtattttacatataaaaGAGAGACAGGCAACAGCTCTCACCCTAATTTTGACTGGATGTCGATGTAGTCTCTTTGGTGAGTCCGAGGGACAAACCTCACACAGGTACCTTTCTCTATGTTCTCCATTCCTTTCTTTATCAGCTTTGCCTCCATTTCAGCTGTTCATTTGTTTAGACAGGagagatggaggacagaagatgTATTACTAATCACTGAATACAAAATGGGCAAATAGTATTACATTGTGTGTTGAACTTTTACTCCtcaaatacagaaacaacataCTGTAGTCATCTGAGAGTTTATATGCAATATAGACGTGTCCATCCACAGATTTTGACCAGAGGCAGCTCCGTGCAAAGCAGACTTTGGAGGGTTTTCCAGAAGAAACAGCAATGTCTCCCTCTCTGAGAGTGGTAGTGCCATCTATGATTCGGGAAGCTGATACAGAAGTCAGAGGAAATTAAATCATTCAAGACAAGGCAActagagttgttttttttttttattaaatggtGTTGTGTAAAGTGCACAATAACTCAAGTAAACTGTGTTCAACTTACCTTGGAACTCATtagttttgatgattttatcCATTGCTGTTCCATCAGCGGGCTCTGGACGTGCTTAAAAGGAAAAGTGAGTGATTATATGTGATTTTCCTCTTGTCACGTTTAAATTAACATTTATATTAATTTCAAATTGTATTTACCTTTAAAGCCAATAGGACCCCATTTTGGGCTcaacaaaaaattctgtaataaacacagagaaatttattagcatttttgttcatggatttgttaaaatcTGTGTCTTATTTCAGTCTCAATCCCATGCATATTTACCTTAGCATGCACAGCTGAGAGACAAGTGGAGACCATGCAGAGGAGGATAATCCGCTCCATCTTTGCCAGGCAGATCTGTCTTCTTCGTTGCCATTTGACCTGCACTAACACCAAGCTTTATAGGTGTTCCCAGTCGCTGTCCTGACATGATACCTGTGATTATCTCAGGTAAATTACTGGGTTACTGTTATTTGTTTGTCAGTGAGTTTAATCCCCAAATTAGTTTGATTCTTTCATAAACAACTTCTCCAAAGGTAGCATAATGTGAGGTCTCCCCGTGTATAATAACAGCTCCACTTCAATAACTAGCTTTAAATGAAACGGTTTTAATGTTTGGCGCAGGTTTCATACAATTTTGAGCTTTGGATGTCGTGTTTATTTACGTGGAGTGCTGTTTACTTTCCACTGAAGCTAAGCTTACCAATAGTTCACATGCTATGTTGCGTCGCTAATTTTTGACGATGCGTCACCCTCGCGAAGTTCATGTATAAATAGCATGTTTTCATTCACACTGCGTTCGGTGAAGAGAAAAAATGTATCGCCCGAACAGGGACTTGAACCCTGGACCCTCAGATTAAAAGTCTGATGCTCTACCGACTGAGCTATCCGGGCTCTGGCATTTAACCCGGAAGTACCCTTTAAAAAGCCGCGAAATACAAATTCAGAActtgcaggtggttttaatTGATATAAAATCATGACCGCATCTTCTGAGCAACCATTTCCAACACAACACCAAATTCATACGGTAGGTCGACCTTAAAAACGTACGTTGACTTAgtctaatgttttatttttaaccctAAACCTAAAGTTGGTTTAGCTATCTAAAAAAAGGCATTCAAAGTCAATTAAAACAAGGAAAACATTATTGCTAACACACTGGTGTATTAGTTAGCTAACATTAGAGCGACTCTTACCTATTTTTTTCGCAGACAAGCTTAATTACGGAATGTTGTAATTACTCTCTCCAGCAGGTTGAAGAGCTGCAGCATGCTCTCCATGAAAACAGTGAGGAACTGGAGAAAGTCCGGCAAGAAAGACGTCGTGCTGAAGAGCAGATAACTCGCATGTAACGTCAAAGTGCTCTTTGACGTATTTAGCTTGGTTAACTTTTTGGTTAAAAACAGTTTGTCTCAACCTGTGTCCTTTTTGTCGCTTAATTGTCCGAGCACAGACTGGTTGTCGCCAGTGCGCGTTTGGCTCATGCGCATTAGGCCTGACTTTAccaatgttatttttgtttatagTGTGGAAAGTGCAAAGTGAAAAGTGCCTTAATTAGCCTCTGTCTGCACCATACCACTTTTCATGTGTCAAAAGCCGAAAAAGCCtccttttttgtggtttttacaACTATCTAGATTTCCTGCGGTATTTTACGTCGTCAAAAGCCAAAAAACTTTCAGCTTTTTTGCAGCACTTTATTTACAGTGCCACTTTTTTGCATTGTCAAAAGATGGCATAATGTTGCTTTTACATCAATCTCAAACCATTCAGtaacttcagttttttgtttgtttattcgtAGGGTACAGACAAGTTTCTCTTACTAGTCATTGAGGAGATCAAAGCAATGCATCCAAAATGTTGAGCTGTAAATCTGAATTACCTTTATGATTTATACAGTTATGCCCAGTATTAATTTGCCAGAGGATATTACtaccttccttccttcattgtattttaaaatgacctgTGTTAATCGCTGTTGTATAAATATAGCAATATTTGGCAAGCACTTTCAAATTAGAAAAcgtttgtttttccccctcaAGTAAGTTACTTCAGTAAGTTTTTAGCCTAAACTAAGTTTGACCAAacaatgaaatatgaacagccaAGTGTAATATTGACATTTGTGTGAAAGTCAAACATTTTTGACTTCTTTGCAGTtcttaaatgtctgttttggCCTCTTGCAGTGTCAAGGAAACAAAGCGGAGAGCAGATTTGATGATCGGAAAAAGTGGAGTTGTTGATGCGTTGCAGCAGCTGGGTCATCTCCTGCAAGAGGAAATGCATCTCTCTGAACAACTGAATGAAACCTCTGCAGATAGGTACGACATAGTGCTGTGTGCAATTAGGTAGaagacataaaatacacaaaccTGCATTGttaatttattgttgttttacaggAATGAAATTAATAGTTTACAGGAAAGAACTGAACATGCAACAGAGAAGTTGAAAAGAATTGCTGCTGAAATCGTGGAGATGAAACAGCGTCTGGCAGAGGTCAAAGCTCGTAATATGGAAGGTATGGGAAATGCTAAGGGTATCCAAAACCTGGTAAATCTGTATTTAAAACTGACTCTaacattctgtttttctttgtcaacaGCATAAACTTTGATCCCAGGAAATCAACTCAATAAATAATATAAGCAGTGTTTTGTAGACTACAGGCACatctgttttgtttagttttttaaaatataattagcattgaattgtttttgtgtgttttatatttattctacatctaataaaatgtttgatttgatCTTGTACCGGAAGTACTTTTCCTTCATTTCACTGGTGTTTAAATATCCATTAGAGGGCTGTCATAAAATGTCTGagacacattttattgttttacaatTCAAATTGCAGTGTAATATTCATAATACTCAAAGTGTTTCTTGGGTTTCCAGAAAGATGATCTTTGGTGCAAACAAATTGTTAAATTAGATGATTGTGTGAATTAAGTTGAGGTACAGTATCATACAggtttattgttttgttatgtgattttttttttttgttaaaactgTTAATTAATAAAGGCAATTGGTACTTTTGGATTAATAACAAGCAACATATTGTAAAGCTCTGTTTCAGCAGAACAAACCACACTTATTTTGGTTGTATTGGTATGGCTGAAGTTGTTCTTTTTTGagtatgtttttgtgtcttttaagtCCATAGTGGCTGCAATATTCACTGTTTACAATAATGTTGACAACTATCccgaaaaataaaaacaggcttaatcaaatttcaccaaaaatacaaaagcctacattcaaaataaaagtgggTTTACTGCACTATCATTGTATCTGACAACCCAAACTACACATTAAACAATATCTTCCATACTATTTACCACTAAATCAAATCACACCTAGAAAACTGAAAGACCAGTCTCACTCAGGATCACCACTTCCACACAGATTTCGATTTCAGCATATTGCTTTCACTCAGCAGATTGGAAAggatttaatattaatattctGTCCTATCTCTAAAAATAATTTATGAGGTATGTACAGCTGCACAGGCTTGTGGATGTATGTACAAAAAGTTGATATATTCTGGAAAAGCTGaaggaaaaatggcaaatttggaaaattacaaaatatttaggtggaatattgaaataaaaccagaaaaagggAAATTAATTGATTTATACtgaaaattatttgtttttaaattatattagaGCTAAAGTTTAAAAAGGAATGTTTATGCAAAGAATTGTAATACTATTTCTTATTTCTAATTAAGTTTATACCTGTGACTTCTTTTCTTATATTATCAGTGACATTTGGTGGTCGTGGAGTTTTTTTAATACAGTCATTTTCCAAATATATGTTTCTAGTAAAATCTGAAACGTGGATTTAATATAAACGTGGATTTATTAGTTCGCGACCTTTGGTCTTTGAACGCAACTCGTTGACACAATATTGACGCTCTCGGGCTTCCGTAGAATGTCAGGAGGGACTGTAGTGTAGCGTAACGTCGGCTGTGTATTTCCTAACATCCTTTTACGGTAAGTCGTTTGttattttcaagttattttaagATATATCAGTTGTACTGTCCTTAAAGACCTGTTAGAGAAGATAGAAAGAGCTTCTCAATTGAAGGTAACAGCTGCTGTCGGTCTCTACTCCACGTGTTGTTCAAAGAACACGTTTACGTCAGCAAAATAATGTTAGCTCTGTGGAGCCAAAACACTTCACAGCTGGTTTACATATTGTTGCGAGTAATGTCGTCATGTCGTATACAAAGCAGGAGGTGAGTGCGTTCTGAATAATAGCAATAGTCGTTAATTATCGTGGATGTGTCcaactaaaacacaatattttagaaCACCCCAAACACAAATTACAGTCGGTTCCTGTTTTCCTCAGAGGCAGtgaagtaaaacaacaaaaaaacaccatgacAGCTTCAGCAGACAGCCGCTCCATCTTCGACTGGTGCTCAAATCAAGACGCTTTTGGACTAAAAGAGGTGAACTCCATCCTGAAGGAGGCTGGAAACACTGGCACATCCTCAGACTGTATGTATGAGCTGTAGCTTTGTTTGTGATAAAGACAGTATCCTGAATTCACTGCTTGTTTGAAACTCAGCCTTCCATGTCGTTTACTCAGGTCTGGAAGATAAAAGTCCAGAGGATGACAAACAAGGGGAATCCAACCTGATCAGAGAGGTGTCAGAAAAGATGGTCTGCTCAGCCTGCAGATGCCCCTTTATTAATCGTGAGGAACAGGTGATGTCAAACATTGCTTTGTTCAGTCAAAAAGATACATTGATGTATTAAAGACTAGTGGATGAGCATGTTTTGTGTGTGGCAGATGGAGCACTACAAGCTCGACTGGCATCGGTTCAACTTGAGGCAGAAGATGGCAGGATTACCGCCGCTCACAGCAGAGGAGTTTGAGAAGAAGACTGGAGCTGGTGAGGAAATCAGTCTCGTCATTTCCTTTTCTTAACTCATTTGTTCTGATCTTAGTCCCTCCTAAAAGAGATGCCAACAGGGGGAGAGGAGTTGAGACAACAGGCATTTAAACAGGATGAAACATCCTTACCTcagtgcatttattttaaaacatcagCTAAATATAAcactatattttattatatcctaccatttgttttgtaattatAACAGTGTTCCTGACAACTGACAGTATATATTTACTTATAATTTATTCACAACGTGGTATATTGTGTAGATGTCGTAcatctttaatttttatttaacacaCGTGCTGCTGTATAgtacaaaagacacacaaaagagtACTATGCTCACTATATTATGACTCAGTGATATTTATTATATCCGCACCCATTTGTCAGCCCTGCTCCTGACATTGTTTGTTTATTCCGCCGTTATGTCACCCCTCTTTTAAGCTTCACAGTTGTCGAAAACGCCTCCGCAAAAGATATATTGTGGACACACTTGTGCATCATGACTCCTCCAGCAATACTCCTCTCTCCACGACATGCATTTTGAACTGAGACATGCTTCAAAATGACACGCTAAGAttgatagagagagagaaatgaagaGACAAAGAGGCTCATAATGGAGAAATAATTTGAGCCTCTGCATATCTAGGGTGGAGATTCAGCAGGATAAGGGATAGTTGAAGTGTTTGATTTTCAGTTATCACTTTACAGGAGACTTGTCGAGTATCTCAGGCTCAGAGTCCGATTCAGAGGAAGAAGACTCAGACAGTGGCGGCGGTGGAATGAGCAGTAACGTCACTGGCACAGATAACGAGAGCTCATTTGATGCCGGTTTGCTTTCTGGCCGACTCTCCAGTAAGGTGGTTTTCCAGAACGCAGCAGGACAGTATGTATCGGTCTACCGCTGCGTCCTGCAGGGAAAGGTAAACATGTGCGGTATAGTCTGTATGGTTAAAGATAATagttttttaactttaattttacGTTTTGTGCCTGTAATTTTTCAGTCAGATGATGAGCACGATGCAGTATCCTCACTGAAGGCTATAAGTAAGAAGACTGTGTGGGTCATTCTCATGACAGGGGGAGGCCACTTTGCTGGTGCTGTATTCGAAGGGTaagtggacttttttttttttcaggacatAAGATTATGGCTTGAATTTAAAGCACAGCAGAACAGCCAGCTCAGTGGTGTGTAAGCATCTACCCAACACAATGTATTCCTTTGTTACAGGAAACAAGTCCTGGAGCACAAGACTTTCCACAGATACACAGTACGAGCAAAGCGAGGCACTGCTCAGGGACTCAGGGATTCTCAGAACCGCAGTCACACTCCAAAGTCTGCAGGAGCTGCTCTGAGGCGACACAATGAGGCAGCGCTAGTCAAGGCAAGATTACAGTCCACTTAACAGCACCGTTGTTTTGTCCTGGCAGTGATAACCATGACTTGTTCAATCAACAAAAGTCAACTTCTCAGGCTGAAGCTCTTTAACTCTCATCTTATCAACTGTGCTACCTGCAAACCCCAGAGGTATTCTTTGTCCTGTCTCACGGatgctttattttctcattccaatttttcattttctgtttctaaatGAAGTGTTGTAGGTTCCGTACTTTTAAAAACACCAATACATTGAGATCCCCagagaaaacagtcaaaatcaCGCAGCTCCTCCTTTGCATTTGCACTAGATGTAACTATTTATTAAGTTCTTGTTTGCCATGGGTCCTAATTTACCATATCGCACACTACTGGGTGGGATAGAGCCCTCTGTAGGAGATTTTGAAGGAGATAGACACATGTGATCTTTCAACCAACCTAAATATTACCCTTCCTAAGAAAGATCATGTTCAGTGTTagaaatataaaacagaatTTCATGATACAATGTTTCATAACTATCAAATTCAGTGTTCATGTTCCATTATACAAGATGAGACTAAAATATGTCATCATATGACTGACATTCAGTCAGGATGTGGTATGAGTGTGGGAAAAAGAAACAGATGTAATCATTTCTGAGGCTtcagagggaggggtgagaatgAGATTTATGCGAGGAGAAGAATTTAAAGAGGCTCACTCCGTTTCTTAGGGGTCCCAGATGTGTCAAGCTGTAATGGATGTAGAATATATCTCTGTATTGCAGTTTTAGATGACATCAGTGTTGGTTTATTTAGGCACTAATAGCAAACAGATCAAGTCTGACCACATTTGGCATTTCTGAAATATTGAATATTGAGGCTAACTTAGAATAGTACAGTTTCATCTGAGTGAGTGATATTCCACACTGTTAAATGTGTACTggtaattttttattgtttaatgctTAAATAAAATGGTGTTCAATTCCACAAGCTACAAATAGTAAATATAACATTGTGTaacagtatttatttttcttagtGTGGCTGAAATTTTTCTTACTTATCAGTATCTCACTCAAAGTAAAgcagtgagtttttttttttttttttttttttttttttacatgcagtTTCTTCAACACTTCTGTAACTTTTTGCAGGACATTCAGGATCTTCTGGTACTCTGGGCAGAACACTTGAAAGAGGCCTCTGCAATATTTATACGAGCCCCTAGCTACAACAAGACCATCTTTTTTGGTGGTCGTGCCGCTCCGCTTGACAAAAAAGATCCCAGGATCCGCACCCTTCCCATTGCCACGCGCCGGGCAACATTTCGAGAGGTCCAGAGGGTACATGAGGTGCTTTCTACTGTTCATGTGTACGGTAAGCTGAATTACATGCTTGGAGTAATAGCATGTTGCCCGCGCATTTTTGTACAGCCAGGGTGTAATTGTCGTATTGTCAAAAATCTCTTACTGAAGGGAAAGACGCAGACATGTCTTCAGTCTTCAGTCCATCTAAGAAGGGATGGAAAAAAGCTGTGAAACATACAGCACAAATATACACAGATGAAGAGAAAGGTAGGCTTGGGAACACTCTCCGTTGAACTCTAAAGTATGGCATAAAACGGCAGTATTAAGGTTCCTGAAATTGAGTATTTGTTTATTGGTTTCATCAGCAGAAGAAAACCACGATAGCTCAGATGAAGAAGATAAAGGTGGGGAGATCCAGCTGGAGATGGTGGAGCTGACATTAGGAACTCTGGACCTCAGAGAGTCTGAAATCTGTCCATCCAGGCAcaagagaaggagaaggagaaaggagaagaataccaaaatgcaaaaagaaggTAGGTCTGGTCCAGAGTGTCATCACTTATGTAGCTTTAGAAACCACAAGAAAGTTTTGGAACACTGATGAAATCTCTCATCCATCTGGGACAGAATTAAGTAACACTGAAGCAGACAATCGAGAAGAGTTCGTGCCAGAGACCACACCAGCAGAAGAAACGCAATTGAAGAacaagaggaagagaaaagcaCAGAGTAAGAAACAACAGGATGGTGAGTAAGGGCTTGTATTGTTCTATGATTGTTATCTTACACTTGTTTCTTGTTTCTCAATCTCTTTcgcttctctgtgtttttacagacaCTGTTGATGATGAGTCATGCGAGTATGGCTTAAGAGATGCGCTCTTTACAGCTTGCAAAGTTGGGGATGTGGACGCTCTGTGTGGGCTACTTCAACTACCTGTAGAAACGACAGAGTGTCAAAAGCAGCCGGAGATCAATCCCTCTGATGCCTCGAGTCCTCTGCTGCTCCTTAATAAACCCATAGACTCATCAGGGTTCACTTTGCTGCATGTTGCCTCAGCAGCTGCTCAGAAGGCAGTGGTCAGGCTGCTGTTAGATGCAGGAGCAGACCCAGCTTGCAGGtataaaatacaatttaatcGTGTCCTTTCATTGTCATAATTTGCAGCAACTGTACTGAAAGCAGTGAACCTGTCCCCAGACTTGAGCATTGTTTGTGGAATTTTCCTTTTCAGGGATAACAAAGGGCAGACACCATATATTGTCGCCCCTGACAAAGAGACAAGGAATGTCTTTCGTAAATACATGGCTGAGAATCCTGACAAATATGACTACAGAAAAGCACAGGTGAGAGTGAACTAACTTTTTACATGAGTTGCATCATCTGCAAGCAGAAAACTTATGGTTTACCTCTGTGCAACTAAAGGTCCCTGGGCCATTAACGGCAGAGATTGAATCCaaaaagacagagaagaaaaaggcGCAAAAGGCCCAGAAAAAACAGCGAGAAAAAGAGCAGAAGGACGAGAAAAGGAAACAAGAGTTGGAGgcagaggaaaagaagaagtttGCATCCCTGACTGATAGAGAAAAGGTGAGTACAtggtttgatttgttttcttgtcGGAAATTTTGGAGATATTAAATTGTGTGGTATTTTACTAGAGAGCTctggcagcagagaggaggttaGCAGAGCAAGTAGCTGCAACGGGAGTCAGCCTGTCTAATGTAAAGTAAGTCACAGAAGAGCGATACTGTCACTTAGTTTAGTCATCATGCAAATTCATATGAAGCAACACTGTAAATGCTTAGTCACTGAAAGGTTTTTCTGAAGTtggatgtgatttttttgtgtgtgggttTGTCTTTGTCAACAGGAGGTGCTGGTTGTGCGGAGAGTCTCTGCTTGGAAAGATCCCATTTCAGTACCTGGAGTTTTCCTTCTGCACTCCTCGCTGTGTCCAAGCACATCGAAAAGCAAATGCTCCTCCAGGCAAGACTTAACACCTATGTGGAAACTTTATATTTCTAGAGGAGCTA
It includes:
- the ankzf1 gene encoding ankyrin repeat and zinc finger domain-containing protein 1 isoform X2 is translated as MLALWSQNTSQLVYILLRVMSSCRIQSRRGSEVKQQKNTMTASADSRSIFDWCSNQDAFGLKEVNSILKEAGNTGTSSDCLEDKSPEDDKQGESNLIREVSEKMVCSACRCPFINREEQMEHYKLDWHRFNLRQKMAGLPPLTAEEFEKKTGAGDLSSISGSESDSEEEDSDSGGGGMSSNVTGTDNESSFDAGLLSGRLSSKVVFQNAAGQYVSVYRCVLQGKSDDEHDAVSSLKAISKKTVWVILMTGGGHFAGAVFEGKQVLEHKTFHRYTVRAKRGTAQGLRDSQNRSHTPKSAGAALRRHNEAALVKDIQDLLVLWAEHLKEASAIFIRAPSYNKTIFFGGRAAPLDKKDPRIRTLPIATRRATFREVQRVHEVLSTVHVYGKDADMSSVFSPSKKGWKKAVKHTAQIYTDEEKEENHDSSDEEDKGGEIQLEMVELTLGTLDLRESEICPSRHKRRRRRKEKNTKMQKEELSNTEADNREEFVPETTPAEETQLKNKRKRKAQSKKQQDDTVDDESCEYGLRDALFTACKVGDVDALCGLLQLPVETTECQKQPEINPSDASSPLLLLNKPIDSSGFTLLHVASAAAQKAVVRLLLDAGADPACRDNKGQTPYIVAPDKETRNVFRKYMAENPDKYDYRKAQVPGPLTAEIESKKTEKKKAQKAQKKQREKEQKDEKRKQELEAEEKKKFASLTDREKRALAAERRLAEQVAATGVSLSNVKRCWLCGESLLGKIPFQYLEFSFCTPRCVQAHRKANAPPGKT
- the LOC110964768 gene encoding hatching enzyme 1.2, with the translated sequence MERIILLCMVSTCLSAVHAKNFLLSPKWGPIGFKEPADGTAMDKIIKTNEFQASRIIDGTTTLREGDIAVSSGKPSKVCFARSCLWSKSVDGHVYIAYKLSDDYTEMEAKLIKKGMENIEKGTCVRFVPRTHQRDYIDIQSKLGCWSYLGARGGKQTVSLQSPDCLQIGVISHEFMHALGFVHEQSRFDRDNYVKIMWPNIWRDRLRNFEKFRTDSLDLPYDYGSIMHFGMYAYSQDGQPTIIPKVNKDIKLGQPSYLSHIDKLKINKLYQCDDDVDDN
- the ankzf1 gene encoding ankyrin repeat and zinc finger domain-containing protein 1 isoform X1; protein product: MLALWSQNTSQLVYILLRVMSSCRIQSRRGSEVKQQKNTMTASADSRSIFDWCSNQDAFGLKEVNSILKEAGNTGTSSDCLEDKSPEDDKQGESNLIREVSEKMVCSACRCPFINREEQMEHYKLDWHRFNLRQKMAGLPPLTAEEFEKKTGAGDLSSISGSESDSEEEDSDSGGGGMSSNVTGTDNESSFDAGLLSGRLSSKVVFQNAAGQYVSVYRCVLQGKSDDEHDAVSSLKAISKKTVWVILMTGGGHFAGAVFEGKQVLEHKTFHRYTVRAKRGTAQGLRDSQNRSHTPKSAGAALRRHNEAALVKDIQDLLVLWAEHLKEASAIFIRAPSYNKTIFFGGRAAPLDKKDPRIRTLPIATRRATFREVQRVHEVLSTVHVYGKDADMSSVFSPSKKGWKKAVKHTAQIYTDEEKAEENHDSSDEEDKGGEIQLEMVELTLGTLDLRESEICPSRHKRRRRRKEKNTKMQKEELSNTEADNREEFVPETTPAEETQLKNKRKRKAQSKKQQDDTVDDESCEYGLRDALFTACKVGDVDALCGLLQLPVETTECQKQPEINPSDASSPLLLLNKPIDSSGFTLLHVASAAAQKAVVRLLLDAGADPACRDNKGQTPYIVAPDKETRNVFRKYMAENPDKYDYRKAQVPGPLTAEIESKKTEKKKAQKAQKKQREKEQKDEKRKQELEAEEKKKFASLTDREKRALAAERRLAEQVAATGVSLSNVKRCWLCGESLLGKIPFQYLEFSFCTPRCVQAHRKANAPPGKT